The DNA sequence TCAATCAATCGGCCCTCCTAGGACTGTTGTTTCAAGAATCTGACCTTAGCAACCCGAAACGTGAGCGGGGAAGCTGACTACACCTTACCCCTTGACTTCGATTTCCGCAGTGCTCTATGAGACGACTGCGAGCACATACCTATGGATCTATGTCAACCAAAAGCAACCACTCTAGCAAGTCTACCAACCAGCACAGATCCTCCCAAGCAACTTCCAACTGCGCCAACTAGAAAACTTATCCGCTTGTCAATTCTTTCTTATCTTACGATATTTCTAATTACCTAAATATAATAATAAATACTGTAGTTCGAACGAAAGTTCGACTTCCTTCTTCTTTTGGATCTGCTTTGCCTTGCTTTGCTACCGGGCTTCTAGCTGCCCTTCCTCCACCGTTAGCTCAGTAGAGCATTTTCTCCTCCACTCATGTCACGGATTCAGTTCAAAAATGACAACAGTCTCTAGTTTACAATGGCTCAGAAGTATGGTTGGAGATGGTGCTTATCTTCCTATTTCTCATGTCGGTTCAACAACTCTTGCTACCACAGAAGGTAGAATACCAGTTAGTGATGTTCTTCTTGTTCCTACTAAAAAAGAATCCTTGCTCTCAGTCTCTAAATTTCCCCCTTGGTCCTAAACCATGCTCAGTCCTTGATTGTCAGCTGCTAGAACAAGCACCAGACACCTTTCAAGAAAGAAAGAGCAAGGGCGGCCGGGAAAGAGAAATCGGATTAGCCTTTCATCGATCCCCGAAGAGAAACATTTTGTTGTTGAATCTGTGAGAAAAGCATAAGGATAGGTGAGGATAGATTCTGTGGATTCACTTTATCGAACGAATATGAGAAGCTTAGCAATTCATCTCGGTTAAAGGATTCTACGGCGAGGGTTTAAGCGCATAAACTGCTTGGAGAAGGACTTCTGACAAGGCGGCTATCTTGATAGAAGCAATTCTCTTTTGAAAGACTTTCATAGAAGTCTTCTTACAAAGCAAATAGCATTTCCTATTGATTTGTCCCCTGGACTGGTGGACCTATTCTGATTCTGAATTATCCGTCGCTACGCTGTTCCCAAGGACTAGCAAAATCGAAATAGCGAAATTCTTGGGTCATCTCAATGGGTTCAGAAACCACACGTTTCTCTGGATCATCATAGCGTACTTCCACATATCCACTCAGAGGAAGGTCTTTTCGTAATGGATGACCCTCGAAACCATAATCTGTTGATATACGGCGTAGATCCGGATGATTGATGAAAGAAACACCAAACATATCCCAAACTTCTCGCTCCCACCGGCCGGCTGATGGAAATAGACTTACTACCGGAGATATTCGTGTTACTTCGTCTGCACTGGTTTGTACACGAATGCGTGAGTTATACCGAGTACTCAGTAAATTATAGACCACTTCAAATCTTCGTTTTCGGGAGGGATGATCAACTCCGCAAATATCGATCGAAACTTGAACCCTTGTATAGGTATGCAATTTGAGAAAGCACAACAATTGAAATAGGTAGTCCGTATTGGTATCAGATCTATTCCCATGTTCCGATCTTTCCATTTTTTTGACCCATTTCTTGGGTAAAGTCTCCCAACTATATTTGAAAATGGATTGGTTATCCATAAAGATAAAGAAAGCTTTCTTGTAGTTCCGCTTCTTGCTCTTCAAATTCTGAAAGACTCGTCGGAAATTGCCGGTGCCGGTTGGTCCAACCAAGAAAAGCATGGGAGTCTTTGGGCATTACTTGGGTCGAGTTAAGTAAAGACTGGTTACCTATAAAGATCCCTCACTGCACACTTTATCTATATCTGTACGCATTTATTCATTTTTGAGAACTCGATCTTGTAATCGAGAAAACTCGTCCGAGAGGTACTTTTGTCACGAGCTGGCTTAACCCATCCCCTTACCACCAAGCCTGGATAAGCAACATCTGAAAAGTCAAGTAGAATCCCTGGCTTGTGTAGGCGAGCTAAACACAAATCTTTCTTTTCATTTTATATAGATGGAAAAGTAATAAATCCAATTTTCCTTCGTAAGAGGACAGTAGGAATCCAAAACTTTCTCTTTATATAGATGGAAAAGTGCATTTTCTCTTATCGTATCTCAGTAGCTAAGAGTTCTCATGGGACAATGGAACTCCATCCATCAACCGAGAAACACAACCTGCCTCAAAGCGCTTCTTTATTAAAAAAATAATATATTATTAAATGAATCCACATATAAACGTGGGCAGGTCTGCTCATTATTTGTGTTCGTACATTTATTCATTATTGCAATACAAATAACACCTCCACTTTACTAGTGATGGAGGGGATTCGCGCCGGATGGAACAAGGCGTTTTGAACCGTATACTACTGTTGCTGGAACGAAACGCACCCTAAGAGCTCTATCTTGCATTAGGGAGTCGGGGTTCTCCTACAACCACCCTACTGTTTGTTCATAGGGGGTCTCCAGCCATGCGGAAAGCCGCACAATCGCAACAGGCACGATGTTCTCACAACCCGGAGTAGAGTTATATGGATTTCATTATTTATGACTGACATTCCTTCCAGTCTCGAAGCAATGTGGTAGAATCTCTGTTTCCTCCGTTCGGTAGGCGGACTAGAACTATAGAGTAGGCGAGGAGAACTGCTGATTCACCTAGTATATTATTTGTTTTATATCATAGAAAAAGTATACTCCACTCCCTTAGACTCGTTACGCAACACGACTGAACTCGTTGGTTCACGAAAAAACTCCAGTCCACCTCAGCCTGCGATAGCAAGAGGAACACGACAAAGGGAGTCAATGAACAGCATGGGAGAAGACTTGCTAACACTAAAAGAGGGAATTGATGCAAAGGTCGACAGAACAAGCTTCCCCCTCTTTCTGGGCGAACTCATTAAGTATTTGATGAAGGACGGAAGGTACTCGACGGAGAGGGAAGAACATCTGTGTATTTGCTGCAAGGCGGATTGAATCCTTTTTGCTTTCAAAAGCTACGCTCGATCCGTACCTCTCCTTTCAATCGAGTTACTAAAGTACCTCTCCTTGTTCGTAATAGGCATGATAGGTCAGCTGTTTGCCTGCGGAGTACTGCTGTATTTGCAAGTGCAGCTAAGTCACTCCTTTCATTCCTGTCATTATAAGAGTCACTCTTCCTCTCTCTGTTCGGATGGGAATAATAGGTTGCATGAGCAAGCCAGCTAGTTGCTTTTAGTTGTGATTGCTGTTCCTGCATGTATTGTAGTGAGTTAGTGCCTGCCGCGTTGCGCGTAGCGTGTACTGAGGTAAGGCACGATGGAGCGGCTAAGCTGCTCTGCGCATTCTCTAAAGAATATCCCTGTTTGTTCGACGGGAATAAGTGACATGATGAGGTAAGGGCGTTAGCAGCGGAGGCGTTCTTCAAGTTCCCGGCTGTTTGCTTGCTGTCATTCCTGTCATTACTAATAAGTATTCCTTCTCTTCGTTCGCTGGGAACAAGTTGTCATGATAGTGCGTGAAGTGTTGCTCTGCTGCCCTGCCCCCGTTCGTGCATGTGATAGGTAGTAATGTGGGGTTCTTCCCCGGTTGCCATTCCTATGTTCATTGCCAATTAGCTCCCCCTAACCAACTACCTAATCTTCCTGTTACTAGTGATTCATCGAAAAAACACGGGGTTTTGTGACGGAATTAAACAAGAAAATGTTGATTGTACGAGAATCAGAGTTCCCCCTGTTTGTTTACCGATTTAATCGAAGGCGACGTAACAACTGTTTGTTTATTTCCCACCTTCGCCTGAGACGGGGCTTCCTTAGAGTGGACAGAGACTGATCCTAGCTTTATGACTGGGCAAGCAGCTCCTAGTAAAGAGAAAGAGATAGTTATGCCATTTTGACGATCGATATTTCTTCGTATGATAAAGATAAGAACAAGCGTTTGAAGCTATCAAATAGGCCTTTGAAAGAATTAGCGTATATAAGAGAAAGAATGAGCGTATGCTCAGGAAGATAGAAAATGCCTATCAACTTCCCTACAAGGAATTAACCTTTCCTCTGTGGCTTTAGTTGCAAACTTGTAGTAAATCGGAATCAAGCAGTCGGGCTATCACCTCTTCTTATTCTTAGTCGCACGGGACTTAGAGTGCTTTCAAAGTCACTATGAGAATATACAGAGAATACTAATATGACCTCTCTCACTCTCAGGTAAGTACTTGATCGATTTAGTGATGAGAAGGTTTATATCTAATTCACATCTCCGTCCAGGTATCTTTCTCGTCCTTCACCACCTACCAGGCGTTCCTCTCAGTCGAGAGACTGGCGTTCCTCGAGAAAGTCTACTACATAAAAGACTATCTAGGTAAAAAAAACCTTTGAATCTTTCTTATTGTCTTTCCCTTTCATCTTGATATAAACTATGACATTAAGAAAGCATCGAGCGGGAAAGCCTTCACATATTATGATGAAAGAGACTATCGGAGAAGGTCCCACTCTGCTTGCGCCCGCTAGCTGACGACGAAGAAAAGCATGCTCCTCTTACGCCCTTGGCCGACGGGAACCTTCAGGTCTCAACGAGCCACACCTACCTAGGAGATTTGATCCCCGGGAGCTTTGATCTTACTCTTAATTCTATTTTTATCAGAGCTCTTCTTTAGCTTCTTCTGTAATACCGATAGTTAATAGCTCTAGCGGCTACTTTTGAAGATAGTCAATCTATTGGGTTCATCTACGACCAACCTCAAGCGGAAGTAGTTCGGAGCTTTCTGTGCTGTTATGATTCCATGATCTTCATCGCCACCTCTGTCCTATAACGCCTTCCTTTATAGCAGTTATTGCTCCGGTTCCTGAAGGTATAGCTCTTGCCGAGGAATTCCTTTGAAATCGGAGACTGTTCAAATTTCCTACCGAGATAGGCAAGCGGAGGGAGAACTAGACGTATCTTGCTAGGCAAAGAAGGTTAGAATGTATAGCTCGCGGGTGGGATTGACGGGATAGATCACTCTTGCAGAAGGAGGTAGAACCGGGGATCTTTATAGGAGTGACTTGGGAAGTCCCGAACCGGGGTCAAGCTACAACTTGTGAATTGTCAAAAAGGTCGTTTTTCTGCTTGCATAAAGCCCTTTTCGGCAATCTCTTTCATGAATGTGAGGGTGGAACCAAGGAAGACTTTTGAATACCGGATCTTCAATTTGATATTGAAGTGAAGCTACAGGACGCTCTACGTAGCGATGGCTACCTTTCGTCCTCCATTTTGGAACAAAGGGAAGCCATTAAGTGGGCCGCCTTTAGCCCCGATTCGCGTACAGCCTTTCTCTCTGTCAGGTCACTGCAGAGAATTTTGAACTGCCCGGACATAAGATCTACTTCATGTTATGAAAGAGTTGTGAAAAACATCAACTTGAACCTAATTCATCTACGAAAAAGGTAGTTTCTTTGCTCTGGGCAGGAGCGCTAGTGGACACGGGGAGGGAGCAGGCGAAGCGTGTCGTTCGTAATGGAAAGAAAGAGACCACTACTTCGCCTCTTTGTTGGACCGCCGGCGCGAACACAGTGGTCTCTGATCAGGACCAGGAACCAATTCGAATTTGGATCTTGACATGTTGGTGGTTTTTAACCGTAGGCATCTTGCCAGGAAGTTGGTGGGCTTATCATGAATTAGGTCGGGGTGGCTGGTGGTTTCGGGATCCCGTAGAAAATGCTTCTTTTATGCCTCGGGTATTAGCCACAGCTCGTATTCATTCTGTAATTTTACCCCTTCTTCATTCTTGGACCTCGTTTCTTAATATTGTGACTTTTCCATGCTGTGTCTTAGGAACCTTTTCAATACGGTCCGGATTGCTAGCTCCCGTTCATAGTTTTGCTACAGATGATACACGAGGAATCTTTTTATGGTGGTTCTTCCTTCTAATGACCGGCATATCTATGATTCTTTTCTACCAGATGAAGCAGCAGGCATCGGTCCGTAGAACGTATAAAAAAGAAATGGTTGTGGCGCGAAGTACTCTTGTGCATCTACGTCACTCGGCTCGCGCGCAACCCCGCCCCGTTATGTTATGGAAGAATTGAACTTCTTGCTGGGCTGGTTATTCAGAGCCAGCAATTGGCTGCCGGATTTCGTCCTGCAATGAGGCAGATCGCTTCGGGGGGTCACTGTGGCGTGGCTGAATGTAGAGCAGTCCGCCCCTACAGCGTTTGATCAGTAGATTATTTAGAACTTCGGAAGATGGTCAAGGTACGAAGTGACAAGCCACTGCGCTAGATGCGCATGTGGTCGTAGTAGTCGGCTCGTCGCTACTTTTATCCAAAGAATAAGGCCTATGAGCTCTCTGTTTGGAGACAGAACAACGTGAGAAGTTCTGAGTCGTATGAGAAAACTAGCGGTTTGGGGGAAATAGCGATTTATCAATAACATAGAATAAACAAGCTTGCTTGGCAGACTGGAAGATAAAGGCAAGCAGCAACATAGAGTACCTTGACCTGCTCGCTGGGGACATAAGGATTGACATGTGCCGAGACAGCTGTCCCGCGGATTAAGGAATCCGCAAAGGCTAATGCCATAAGACGAGCAAGACTAAAGAAAGAGAAGATCGGTCCTCGTCCACTCGGAAAGCTTTTTCTCATCATAGGGGGACGGAGACGGTTAGTCAGCATTCCACTACCAACGAGCAGCAAACTCCTTGCGACTCTAATTGAGAAAAACCCAACAACGGCCACCCTCCCTAGGTGTAAGATAATAGGGCTTGATGCCTAGCGGCTTCCTTTTACGGGTTGTCTACCGATCTCACAGGTTTACACCTTTTAGGAATGAATGCTCCACGAGTCGTGATGCTTTGATTGTCGTCTTTCGAATTAAGGATTTGTCTGGCTAATAAACATCATCCTTCAGTCCGCGCCGGCATTCCAGAACGAATTCTTATCGCTTAGCACAAGCGCTAACCCTGACAAGGCCCTACATCGCATATGCAGTTGGAGTGGTTAGTCGATTCATGCAAAATCCAAAGAAACCTCACTTTCGACGAATATTGAGGTACATGAAAGGGGTTCCTCCTTGACTATGGTCTTCTGTATAAGAAAGGAGAACAGTGTAAGATAGTTGGCTATTGTGACGCCGACTATGCTGGTGATCACGACACGCGTCGATCAACAACTGGAAACGTGTTCAGGCTTGGTTTAGGAGCAGTTTGTCTTTGAAAAGTAAGCGGTGTTTTAGCCGTAACCCTTGTTGGAAGAGAATACCACGTAGGAGTGAAAACTCCCCTGCTCATCCATCTTCATTCCAAAGGCGAACATTTCAATTGAGTGACTGTAACTGCTATCTATGGTTTACAGTCAGTAGTTCTTAACCAACCGCCCAGCTTTATAAAGCTTTAAGAGGGAATAGGGAGTAAGGGGGACCTTCGCTTCATTATCAAATTGACCTGGACCCTCTTTCTTCTCCTGCTGCAGATTTTGCCCCGCGCGGATTCTGGAGCTTCTTCTTTAGTCTAGGATTTCAAATAATAATCAAATCAAAAGAAGCGGCTGGGCGAGAACAAGAAGCGGTCGTCGTACGCCGGCCGGTAGCTCTACTAAGCGAAGAACCGGGTTCCTCCCTTTTCTTCGCGAATAACATGTGGAGTGGAGGTAGCCTAGGCGTTCCTCGAGCAAGCTACCTTCGCCTACCTCCCATCTAGAAGCGGCAATGGTAAGAGCTGGTAAGCATGGTAACTGTATCGGCTAAGGGGCCGGCGCTCCGCGTTCTATCTAGGTTCCGCTCTGACCTTCCCCACCTCACATAGAAGAAGGGGAAGCCCTTCAATAGAAGAACCCGTGTGAGTGGGAAGGGATTGAATCATTCATTCATCGGATACGTCTTTTCCCGTGATCCATTTCATGTCAACTCTAATTAGTTATCAAAAGGCCTACCTTACAAAGGGAACGTCGTTTCCCGGGAACCTTGCAACCTTCCGGTTCCCGGGAAACGGCCGCATCGGCCCGCTTCGTCACCGTCGGTTCCCGCAACCAAGCCTTTTTCTTATTCTTTCTTTCAGAAGGGCTTGCGGTTCATTACACCAAAGGCTTTCAGTGAACTATTGAAGCTATCGAGAGAGTACCAAATGCTGACGGTGACGAAGGTTACCGACTTTCGGTGGACGCGGAGCCAACGAGTTCAGTCGAAGAGCGTAACGAGTCTAAGGTTACAGAAGCGTTCGCCAACTTTGATAGGTATAGCATTGCGAGCAAATAGAGCAGAGAGCTTACCCTTTCTTTCTATGAGAGTCGCGAGCTTGTTGTAGTCGGTCCTAAAGAACCTTGCTGCTTACTTGCTATATTCCCGCGTTCTTGCATGGCTCGCGCGCAACCCCGCCCTGCTTCTCCCTTCCCCCTTACCGTCCAAAACTCAGAGGCCGTATGGAGTATAGCCAAGTGGTAAGGCACCGGTTTTTGGTACCGGCATGCAAAGGTTCGAATCCTTTTACTCCAGATTATGAACACCCGATCGGATCTGTCAAGAACGAGCTGACGACTACAGGGGAAGCTCTCATTAATTAGTTGATGAGGGGAAGCGGCTGACAGCAGTCCCTGAGCTAAGCCTTGGAAATCTTAATGCCATAATGCCTTTCAAATCCTCCTAGCCATTATCCTACTGCAATAATTCTTGCTAAGAAGAACGCCCACCCCTCTCTGTTTGATAACAGTTTCCTCCTAGTTTGCTTGAAACAGATAAGCTTGCCCAACTGCAACAAAGAAAGAGCCTAGCTTTCTTGGTTTGATGAGCTTATACTCGCTTTCTTGGTTTGATGAGCTATACACGCTTTCTTGGTTTGATGAGTGAGTAACAACTTCTGAGTTGACTTGGAAGAAACCATTGTGGATTGTTGTAGTTCCGTGCTAATTAACAGGTTCTTTGCCTTTATTTAAAACAGGTTTGGCGTTGCATTCATCTAGGCTGTAGCCTCTCATACGACAAGAAGGATTTAGATCGGGGGATTTTCGTAAATGATTCGTTGCCAGCGCCCAAACTTTCCCATCCCCAGCCAAATACGATTGGGCATATCCTTCAAGAGATCAACCAATACGCATACTGCGCAACACTAGGGTGGTCGTAGATCAGCTAACTGGGGCGTCCATTGGTGGAACTCAGCCGGAACCTCAATACTGTGTAGTGCCCGAAGAATTACTACGTAATTTTGTCTAGTTTAGTGATAGCAGTAGGTCGGTTCGCTGTGGCTCTAATGCCGGCGATGAAGCAAACAAATAGGGTGTGATAACATTCAGACCTATTTGAGACTAAGAGGGGCTGGTTACCGGAGGTATTCCTGTCAGCCTTGTAACATTAACCCAAAAACCAATCGTCACTGGTTTCATTCTTGTCGCTCTCTCTCCAGGAATCAAAACCTATGCCTTTCTCAGTCTGGTTAGGCTTTCCGGAAGGTTTTCCGGTGAGCTGTTATCAGATTGATTGGTATGGTAAGATGGATGTTAGTTGAGAGCTCCCGATTGGGGTTACGTAGAGAGACTGACTTATAGAGGATCTCTCTCGGCAGCTCGACGACGATGCCGAGGAACGCCTCAGCACGGAACTTTAATCAATCAAATGGCATTAGGGTAGGGGGCTTTCCTTTGTTAAAAATCCAAGAGAGATAGAGTTTGACAAGATAGTCAAACTATCACCCCGCATCTTCATTCTATGACGATGGATCTTGGGAATGATTCGGGGGATCCCGGACCGCGACAATGAAACACTGATATCGAGTTTCTGACCCTTTAGTGAAGCAGAATCACTCAGGAGCTCCCAGTTCCCATTCAACATTCATTCATAGTCTTTATTCTCCCCTTGCCATCCTTCACTGCTTTTCGGACTGCTTTTACTGCTGCTTCCTATGCTTCCTGCTTCTGAGACTACTTGCCTTTCCCTCCCTCGGAAATCAACTCCATATCAATTAATTTGACTCACGCTTCTTTTGCTTTTTAGAATCCTTCTCTGTGCGAGTTAGGACTAAGACCTTTTTTCTATGACTTCTCATTCTCAACGAAAACAATAAGACCAAGAATGAAAAGAAGAAGGTCTAACCCGTGTATCCATTTATAAATATAAAGACTCTCAAGCCCCGGTAAGCTTTCTAAAAAGAAAAAAAGAGCACCGAAGAAGATTGTAGTTAAGGCTTGGAGCTTCTGGGGAGTACAAACAAGTAAGTACTAGCTAGCCGCATTCCCAGCTACTTAGTACCCTTCTTTCACTTACAGCTATCTAAGACATTCAGGGGCGAAGTCACTCGACTGCAAGGAGAGGGGCTGTGTAACTGCTCTAAATAACACTACTCTCATCCCTCGCTTTTGTTCAATTATAAATCTAAATAAAAGAAAGAAGAACTTTAATGGAGATTTATAGCATCATTCAAGTAAATACAGATTAAGATCGTAAAAACATAAGCTTGTAATATAGCTACACCTAATTCCAGACCGGTTAATGCAAGAACTATAAATAAAGGACCAAGAGCCCCTATAAAATAGAAAATCTCATTCATACATAGCATAGTCCAAGCGAACCCACTTAAAATCTTTACTAAACTATGACCGGCCATCATATTAGCAAATAAACGTATTCCTAAGCTTAATGCGCGAAAACAATAAGAAATTAGCTCAAGGAGTACTAAAAAAGGTGCTAACGGCAGTGGGACTCCTGCGGGTAATAAAAAGCTGAAAAAATGAAGCCCATGTCTTTGAAATCCCACTATAGTAATGCCAATAAAAATAGAAAATGAGAGAGCCAAAGTAATGAGAAAATGACTTGTCACTGTGAAGCTATAAGGTATCATACCCTGAAGATTACAAAATAACAAAAAAAGAAAAGTGACCAAGATGCAAGGGAAAAACATTTGTTTCACATTTCCGGAAAGACCACCTATTTGTTCCTTTACCAGGTTCAGCACGAAATCATAAAGAAGCTCTACCAAGGATTGCCAAGCATTTGGGACTAAGTTTCCTCCTCCCTTTTTAGTAATAAAATGAATCAGAAGTAGGAAAAAACTCAGAGTTAGCAGCATGAACAAAGATGGATTTGTGAATGAGAAATAGAAGTTTCCGATATTCATAGGAATCAATGGGACAATCTCAAATTGGTCAAGTGGGGACTGCGCCACCAGCCCTATTTGATTCATAGCCTCCTTAAAGGCTGAACTTTGTACTCCGTTTTCGCTCAAATCATCCAAAATGTGCTGAAGAAAAGCGGTATTGTCACTTCCCGCTTCGGCCGCTTCAAAAACCTTGCGAGGTCGAGAACGACGGGGAGAGTGATGCAGAATGAAACCCTTACTTAGTGCGGAGATAGGATTTGAACCTACGACATCAAGGAGGAACCTAGCTTCTTCAGCGAAGCTGGAGGAACGGAGTTGGCTTCTCCCGTTGGTCAAGCAGGCTTCGCTCCTTGCGAGCTACCAAGCTGCTCTACTCTACTCGCACTGCTTCTTTCCTCTCCAATATCTGATTTTCTTAGTCTCGTTCTCGTCTCTATCTCTTAGGTCAAGCATCTTCGGGAATACCCGTCCCCGTCTTAGTCGAATACCTTTTCATTCCTTCCGCAAGTTCGTATCTTAGAAGAATCATCCCTTGTCTTTCGCCCGCGGGCGAGCTTCTGCTTTCTATTCTTACTCTCTCAGCAGCAAGACCATAGAATAGGAGAACCACTAGATCCGCTGCAATCCCAGTTGCCAGTTGACTCAACAAAGAATCGACTTTGTTTGCTTTGGTGCTTTCTTTTATGCCGGATATTACCACCAAAGCGGATATCGTGATCTTGGATCTAGGTACTTGACTTCCCCCTCTTCCTATGTATGGGGAGAGTAGCCTAGCCCATCCCCTCAGACCAGACTGAGCTTCATTGCCAATCCTTTGAGCCGCTTCGCTCCTTGGGATGCCTTACCGCTCCGTGGGGGAATCTCGAAGATCGAAGATTAGTATGAAACTAGAGCCATCTCCTTTTTGCAGGGGAATCTCCTTCGGTTGATTATCTGGTTTCGGAAGATGCATTTCAAAACCTTTTTCTCTCGTACCCATTTGCCTAAACTCCGGTGATCTAGCTTTGGCTTATGCCATTACCGCTAAACCCAATTCTTCTCTTCATGTATGTGGGCTGCCTTGATATTAAGTAAGGTGTCAAGGCGGTCGAAGAAGGCCACAAGTGGAAGCAACCGATGCTTTGGTCATTCAGTTTCATCCTTGCTGCCAGTCCGTGCTTGCTGTCATGCTGGAAAAAGCAGGGGTTTCGGCCGGTTTTACCTACTATTGGATTTGAACCAATGACTCTCGCCGTATGAAAGCGATACTCTAACCGCTGAGTCAAGTAGGTCAAGCTGAGTCAAGTCAGAGAAAATAGACCCCTATAAGAGAAAGCCGCGCAACCAGAGTTCCCCTTACTATACAAGGGTGCGGAGCGCTAAGAAAGAGAAAGCGTTCTCACTATACGAAAACGAAATGAAGCAGCGGCTAGCACGCTAAGATTAAGCACTTGGAGAACGTGGAGCCTTTCTTTTCTTTCTCGGTCGTCTGTCTTAATATAAGTAGATTCCGATTAATACGGTCGTTCTCTGCTGCATTGGTGTTTTCACTCCCCACCATAACAAAATGTTTCTGAAATTGGTTTAGGACAAATTTCAGTGCTTAGCCCTAATTAGGGCATCAGATGTCTATTTATATAGATGATCTCTTCAAGTCAAATTACAATTAAGCCCTTGGGCTAATACATACGACACAATTAACAGTATAACCTAGATACACTAAGACTCCCCCTCAATCGGAGCAAGGTGGAAGGATGCGAAGATTGGAGCGAAGGTAGTGAAATTGGGCAGAGGGGAGGCCCTTCGTGAAGATATCAGCAAGTTGCTCGGATGTGGGAATATATTGCACAATAATGTCACCTTTGACAACCTTTTCCCGTACAAAATGGTAGTCAATTTCAATATGTTTCGAGCGAGCATGATGAACAGGATTGGCAGTCATATAAGTTTTCTGATGTTATCACAATAGATCTGAACAGGGTGAGGAAGAAAGAGACAAAGCTCGCGAAGTAGCTGAGTAATCCAGTGAGACTCAGCAACAGCAAAGGCAAGCGAGCGGTATTCAGACTCAGCACTAGAACGAGAGACTGTAGGTTCTTTC is a window from the Brassica napus mitochondrion, complete genome genome containing:
- the nad9 gene encoding NADH dehydrogenase subunit 9, producing the protein MDNQFIFKYSWETLPKKWVKKMERSEHGNRFDTNTDYLFQLLCFLKLHTYTRVQVLIDICGVDYPSRKRRFEVVYNLLSTRYNSRIRVQTSADEVTRISSVVSLFPSAGWWEREVWDMFGVSFINHPDLRRILTDYGFEGHPLRKDFPLSGYVEVRYDDPEKRVVSEPIEMTQEFRYFDFASPWEQRSDG
- the ccmFN2 gene encoding cytochrome c biogenesis ccmF (start codon not determined), which gives rise to SLLWAGALVDTGREQAKRVVRNGKKETTTLPLCWTAGANTVVSDQDQEPIRIWILTCWWFLTVGILLGSWWAYHELGWGGWWFWDPVENASFMPWVLATACIHSVILPLLHSWTLFLNIVTFLCCVLGTFSIRSGLLASVHSFATDDTRGIFLWWFFLLMTGISMILFYQMKQQASVRRTYKKEMVVARSTLVHLRHSARAQPRPVMLWKN
- the atp6 gene encoding ATPase subunit 6, whose product is MNQIGLVAQSPLDQFEIVPLIPMNIGNFYFSFTNSSLFMLLTLSFFLLLIHFITKKGGGNLVPNAWQSLVELLYDFVLNLVKEQIGGLSGNVKQMFFPCILVTFLFLLFCNLQGMIPYSFTVTSHFLITLALSFSIFIGITIVGFQRHGLHFFSFLLPAGVPLPLAPFLVLLELISYCFRALSLGIRLFANMMAGHSLVKILSGFAWTMLCMNEIFYFIGALGPLFIVLALTGLELGVAILQAYVFTILICIYLNDAINLH